The Sulfitobacter sp. S223 genome has a window encoding:
- a CDS encoding lipocalin-like domain-containing protein, giving the protein MNVRAALLVTLLAVASALPVVAQGFAGMGSEAEGFATPTPEPQFSFPADHAAHPAYRIEWWYLTANMRGPDGTAYGLQWTLFRSALAPYSTQDWDSPQIWFGNAAVTSANAHYTSERFARGGTGQAGVTAAPFNAWIDEWHMRGDSFDALKLRAAGPEFSYDVSLQAKGPLVFHGADGYSVKSQQGQASYYYSQPFFELTGTLTLPEGDIPVTGTAWLDREWSSQPLAADQTGWDWFSISFEEGQKLMGFRLRQADGSYYTSGTWILPDGTTTALQNGSFDATPLAISDVDRRQVPTNWQVRVPAYGVDIKVGAVNPNAWMDMAVPYWEGPVQVSGSHSGKGYLEMTGYE; this is encoded by the coding sequence ATGAACGTTAGAGCCGCTCTGCTTGTTACACTCCTCGCTGTTGCTAGCGCGCTGCCAGTGGTGGCTCAGGGCTTTGCCGGTATGGGCAGCGAGGCTGAAGGCTTTGCCACCCCTACCCCGGAGCCGCAGTTCAGCTTTCCCGCTGATCACGCGGCGCACCCCGCCTATAGGATCGAGTGGTGGTACTTGACGGCGAATATGCGCGGTCCGGACGGCACCGCCTACGGGTTGCAATGGACGCTGTTTCGCTCCGCTCTTGCCCCCTACAGCACCCAAGACTGGGACAGCCCGCAAATCTGGTTCGGCAATGCTGCCGTGACCTCAGCCAATGCTCACTACACCTCTGAACGATTTGCGCGCGGCGGGACAGGACAGGCGGGCGTCACCGCTGCCCCGTTCAACGCATGGATTGACGAATGGCATATGCGGGGTGACAGCTTTGATGCATTGAAACTGCGCGCAGCCGGACCTGAATTTTCGTATGATGTGTCTTTACAGGCCAAAGGCCCTTTGGTTTTTCACGGTGCAGACGGCTATTCGGTCAAGTCACAGCAGGGACAAGCAAGCTATTATTACTCCCAGCCATTTTTTGAGCTGACCGGCACCCTGACCCTGCCCGAGGGCGATATTCCTGTCACTGGCACTGCATGGCTTGACCGCGAATGGTCCTCGCAACCACTTGCGGCAGACCAGACAGGGTGGGACTGGTTCTCGATTTCTTTTGAGGAGGGGCAAAAGCTGATGGGATTCAGGCTTCGGCAGGCCGATGGCAGCTACTACACTTCAGGGACATGGATCTTGCCGGACGGCACAACAACAGCGCTGCAAAATGGTAGCTTCGACGCCACACCGCTTGCGATATCGGATGTGGACAGGCGGCAAGTACCGACCAATTGGCAGGTCCGCGTTCCTGCATACGGTGTTGATATCAAAGTTGGCGCCGTGAACCCGAATGCATGGATGGATATGGCCGTCCCCTACTGGGAAGGGCCTGTGCAGGTCAGTGGTAGCCACAGCGGGAAGGGGTATCTGGAAATGACCGGCTACGAATAG
- a CDS encoding CIA30 family protein: MELKPDWEYVADTVMGGVSTGEVQNGQIAGRQAVRLTGEVSIENDGGFIQMAFDVAQGDVMDASAWAGVEIEVRGDGTGYEMRLRTDQLERPWQSFRTTIDVTEDWQTIRFPWGAFEGRKTDQTLDPARLRRIGILAYGQKMQADIAVSAIRLYR, from the coding sequence ATGGAATTGAAACCCGATTGGGAATACGTGGCAGACACGGTGATGGGCGGCGTCTCTACCGGAGAGGTCCAGAACGGGCAAATAGCGGGCCGTCAGGCGGTGCGGTTGACCGGCGAAGTCTCGATTGAGAATGACGGTGGATTTATCCAGATGGCGTTTGATGTGGCACAGGGCGATGTGATGGATGCCTCTGCATGGGCGGGGGTCGAAATTGAGGTGCGCGGTGACGGTACCGGTTATGAAATGCGCCTGCGCACAGATCAATTGGAGCGGCCTTGGCAATCCTTTCGTACAACAATTGATGTGACCGAAGACTGGCAAACAATCCGGTTCCCCTGGGGCGCTTTTGAGGGGCGCAAGACCGACCAGACGCTTGATCCCGCTCGCTTACGCAGGATCGGGATTTTGGCATACGGACAAAAGATGCAGGCAGATATCGCGGTGTCTGCGATCCGGCTTTACCGTTGA
- the hutI gene encoding imidazolonepropionase codes for MPRSHVMTGLTAATMSPDTQGYGLIQDAAIVLSEDLIDWVGPAATLPERYRELPRQNLEGRLVTPALIDCHTHIVHGGNRAREFEMRLNGASYEEVARAGGGIISTVTATRAATENDLLSSALPRVDALIAEGVSVIEVKSGYGLDIETELKMLRVARKLEQQRPVRIVTSFLGAHAVPTGMDADTYIDTICLPALEAAHAEGLVDAVDGFCEGIAFDTAQIARVFDKARTLGLPVKLHAEQLSHIGGTALAAQYGALSADHVEYATAEDAAALAAAGTVAVVLPGAFYTIHETQAPPLQAFRDQGVAMAVATDWNPGSSPMGSLLLAMNMACTLFRMTPAEALAGTTRNAARAVGLPDCGVIAKGMRADLAIWNVRDPAELSYGIGINPLHARLLGGKT; via the coding sequence ATGCCCCGCTCCCACGTCATGACCGGACTGACCGCCGCAACGATGAGCCCCGACACGCAGGGATACGGCCTGATACAAGATGCGGCGATTGTCCTATCGGAGGACCTGATTGACTGGGTTGGCCCGGCCGCCACGCTTCCTGAGCGGTATCGAGAACTGCCGCGTCAGAACCTTGAGGGGCGTCTGGTCACTCCTGCCTTGATTGATTGCCACACCCATATTGTTCACGGCGGCAACCGCGCGCGCGAATTCGAGATGCGCCTGAACGGTGCGAGTTATGAAGAAGTGGCGCGCGCCGGTGGCGGAATTATATCGACAGTCACGGCGACCCGTGCGGCGACCGAGAACGATCTGCTGTCCAGCGCCTTGCCCCGCGTTGACGCTTTGATCGCCGAAGGGGTCAGCGTGATCGAGGTCAAATCAGGCTACGGGCTGGACATCGAAACCGAGCTTAAGATGCTGCGCGTGGCCCGTAAGCTGGAGCAACAGCGGCCCGTGCGCATCGTCACCAGCTTTCTGGGCGCGCATGCGGTGCCTACCGGCATGGACGCGGATACCTATATTGACACAATCTGCCTGCCCGCTCTCGAAGCGGCACACGCCGAAGGTCTGGTCGATGCGGTGGACGGGTTTTGTGAGGGCATCGCCTTTGACACGGCGCAGATCGCCCGCGTTTTTGACAAAGCCCGCACGCTGGGTCTGCCAGTGAAATTGCATGCCGAACAGCTGAGCCACATTGGCGGAACCGCATTGGCGGCGCAGTATGGCGCGCTGTCTGCCGATCATGTGGAGTATGCCACCGCTGAGGACGCAGCCGCACTGGCAGCGGCAGGCACGGTTGCCGTTGTGCTGCCCGGCGCATTCTACACAATCCACGAAACCCAAGCGCCGCCGCTTCAGGCCTTTCGCGACCAGGGCGTTGCTATGGCTGTGGCCACAGATTGGAACCCCGGGTCATCCCCTATGGGTTCCCTTCTTTTGGCAATGAATATGGCCTGCACCTTGTTCCGCATGACCCCGGCAGAGGCGCTGGCCGGCACGACCCGCAACGCGGCCCGTGCGGTAGGGCTGCCAGACTGCGGGGTCATTGCCAAAGGTATGCGCGCGGATCTGGCGATCTGGAACGTGCGCGATCCGGCTGAATTATCTTATGGCATCGGAATCAATCCCCTCCATGCCCGTCTGCTTGGAGGGAAAACATGA
- a CDS encoding formimidoylglutamate deiminase — MQIIHAKQALTPTGWQSDVEVTLDAGGRIAGLGPQLRAPTSRVALLLPAPLNLHSHAFQRAMAGLTEARGPDPKDSFWSWRRLMYKFLDQLSPDQVEAIAALVFMEMLEAGYGAVAEFHYLHHDVGGVPYRNLAEMSERIVSAALTSGIGLTLLPVHYQFGGCDLRPLNGGQQRFGNDPDRFMRLHTDAVGAVALGAGDYATGVAPHSLRAVNPEGLADILGQAGSGPVHMHLAEQVAEVDEVFSHLGARPTEWLLDNYAVDDRWCLIHCTQMTEAETAALAKTGAVAGLCPLTESNLGDGIFNGTTYMGQGGALGVGSDSNVHISLFEELKTLEYSQRLRDLSRAALATKDRSTGRVLFDAAAKGGAQAGGRDSGRIEVGLWADLVGLDDDNQWLCNRQGDAALDSLIFGGGGKSCVRDVWSAGRHVVKEGRHSRRDAIVSNFKTVMRQLETNI, encoded by the coding sequence GTGCAAATCATTCATGCGAAACAGGCGCTTACCCCGACGGGTTGGCAGAGCGATGTTGAAGTGACCTTGGATGCAGGGGGGCGAATCGCAGGTCTGGGTCCACAGCTGCGTGCACCGACTAGCCGTGTAGCGCTGCTTTTGCCCGCGCCGTTGAACTTGCACAGCCATGCGTTTCAGCGCGCCATGGCCGGTCTGACCGAAGCACGTGGCCCCGATCCCAAAGACAGCTTCTGGAGCTGGCGGCGGCTGATGTACAAGTTTTTGGACCAATTATCGCCGGATCAGGTTGAGGCAATTGCCGCGCTGGTTTTCATGGAAATGCTGGAGGCAGGGTACGGCGCTGTCGCAGAGTTCCATTATCTGCACCATGACGTTGGTGGTGTGCCTTATCGCAACCTTGCAGAGATGTCCGAGAGGATCGTTTCAGCCGCGCTTACCAGTGGCATCGGCCTGACATTGCTGCCTGTTCATTATCAGTTCGGCGGGTGTGATCTGCGCCCGCTCAATGGCGGGCAACAACGGTTCGGGAATGATCCTGATCGGTTCATGCGCTTGCATACAGATGCGGTCGGGGCGGTCGCTTTGGGGGCGGGTGACTATGCCACAGGGGTTGCGCCGCATTCTTTGCGGGCGGTCAATCCTGAGGGCCTTGCAGACATCCTTGGACAGGCAGGATCAGGTCCGGTTCACATGCATCTTGCAGAGCAGGTGGCGGAAGTAGATGAAGTTTTTTCACATCTGGGTGCACGTCCCACGGAATGGCTTTTGGATAATTATGCGGTCGATGACCGGTGGTGTTTGATCCACTGCACGCAGATGACCGAGGCAGAGACGGCAGCCCTTGCCAAGACAGGTGCGGTGGCGGGGCTGTGTCCATTGACAGAATCGAACCTCGGAGACGGGATCTTTAACGGGACCACTTACATGGGGCAGGGCGGCGCTTTGGGGGTAGGCTCTGATTCCAATGTGCATATCTCGCTGTTTGAAGAACTTAAGACACTGGAGTATTCCCAGCGTCTGCGTGATCTGTCACGTGCGGCATTGGCAACGAAAGATCGCTCCACAGGCCGTGTTCTTTTCGACGCAGCAGCCAAAGGTGGTGCGCAGGCGGGTGGTCGCGACAGTGGCCGGATTGAAGTGGGCCTATGGGCTGATCTGGTCGGGCTGGATGATGACAACCAATGGCTCTGCAACCGGCAGGGCGACGCGGCCTTGGACAGTCTGATTTTCGGGGGCGGTGGTAAATCATGTGTTCGCGATGTCTGGAGCGCGGGTCGCCATGTGGTTAAGGAGGGTCGCCATTCAAGGCGCGATGCCATAGTTTCGAACTTCAAAACTGTAATGCGGCAACTGGAGACCAACATTTGA
- a CDS encoding TIGR03643 family protein, which yields MGQSRDLDAADLSAIIQMALSDHVPFATIELDYGLSEKEVQAIMRRELKPGSYRAWRKRVHDFGTRRAQYK from the coding sequence ATGGGGCAATCGCGGGACCTTGATGCGGCTGATCTAAGCGCCATTATCCAGATGGCTCTTAGCGATCATGTGCCATTTGCTACAATAGAACTCGATTACGGCCTGTCCGAAAAAGAGGTGCAGGCGATCATGCGGCGGGAACTTAAGCCGGGCAGCTATCGCGCGTGGCGAAAACGGGTACATGATTTTGGAACCCGTCGGGCACAATACAAATGA
- a CDS encoding GntR family transcriptional regulator — MTGQTRLSWTDVRDTIRDRILSRTYAPGDRLPRDEDIAAELGCARPTVHRAMQDLAQIGLVERKRKGGTHVRADPVTRATFDIPITRREVEQRGSKYSYQLISRSLADTPMSVMVRFGIQHPVQMLQVKALHLADNRPYIFEDRWVDLRSNPDILDVDLESESANEWLVRNKPYSRLDVRFYAMSAEGECAEHLATGAGAALLVIERTTWLGLDPITTVQAVAAPGYQLVAQN; from the coding sequence TTGACTGGGCAGACGCGGCTTTCCTGGACCGATGTGCGCGATACGATACGCGACCGGATCCTAAGCAGAACCTATGCACCCGGAGACAGGCTGCCGCGGGACGAAGACATTGCAGCCGAATTGGGCTGCGCGCGTCCCACTGTTCACCGTGCCATGCAGGATTTGGCCCAAATCGGTCTGGTCGAGCGTAAGCGCAAAGGCGGTACACACGTTCGGGCAGACCCCGTCACACGCGCTACCTTTGATATTCCCATCACGCGGCGAGAGGTCGAACAACGGGGCAGCAAATATAGCTACCAGCTGATCAGCCGCTCATTAGCGGATACGCCGATGTCGGTGATGGTCCGGTTCGGCATCCAGCATCCGGTACAAATGCTTCAGGTCAAGGCGCTGCATCTGGCTGATAACCGCCCGTATATCTTTGAAGATCGCTGGGTCGATCTCCGTTCCAATCCCGATATTCTGGACGTCGATCTGGAAAGCGAAAGTGCGAACGAATGGCTGGTGCGCAACAAGCCGTACAGCCGACTTGATGTCCGGTTCTACGCGATGAGTGCCGAGGGCGAATGCGCCGAACACCTTGCAACCGGTGCCGGCGCGGCGCTGCTCGTGATCGAGCGTACGACCTGGCTTGGGCTTGATCCAATCACGACTGTTCAGGCCGTCGCGGCCCCTGGATATCAATTGGTTGCGCAGAACTGA
- a CDS encoding ABC transporter permease: MALLLAMAANIGVSTMVSSFRLTFTGFLDQRLASELYVSTESPEEARALEQFVAPLVTEVLPLLSVEAELAGLPAELYGARIGATYRDNWVFLDEAPEVWDQIANGSAVLVNEQLARRARIWVGDSLTIAPELSLPIVGVFGDYGNPIGQAIISEPLFAKLHPNVGATRFGLRTDTPVALRTALSDEFGMPAQSITDQSQIKAFSLAVFERTFTVTAALNVLTLSVAGFAIFMSLLTLAGMRLPQLAPAWALGLTRRRLGQLELIRAVVLAVLTAVLALPLGLVLAWVLLAIVNVEAFGWRLPMYVFPGDYAVLGLFALVAAILAAAWPARRLARTPPADLLKVFANER, from the coding sequence ATGGCATTGTTGCTTGCGATGGCGGCAAACATCGGGGTTTCCACGATGGTCTCAAGCTTTCGTCTGACCTTTACCGGATTTCTTGATCAGCGTCTCGCGTCCGAGCTTTACGTGAGCACCGAAAGCCCGGAGGAGGCACGCGCACTAGAACAGTTCGTCGCACCCCTTGTGACCGAAGTTCTTCCGTTACTGTCCGTAGAGGCAGAGCTGGCAGGCTTACCCGCCGAGCTATATGGCGCGCGGATCGGTGCGACCTACCGCGACAACTGGGTATTTCTGGATGAAGCCCCCGAAGTCTGGGATCAAATTGCCAACGGCAGCGCAGTTCTGGTGAACGAGCAACTGGCCCGCCGCGCACGGATTTGGGTGGGCGACAGCCTGACAATCGCTCCGGAGTTATCGCTTCCTATTGTCGGCGTGTTTGGGGACTACGGTAATCCCATCGGACAGGCCATCATTTCCGAACCACTGTTTGCCAAATTGCATCCGAACGTCGGGGCAACGCGCTTTGGTCTGCGCACGGACACACCGGTTGCCTTGCGTACCGCACTGTCAGACGAATTCGGGATGCCCGCGCAAAGCATTACGGATCAATCCCAGATCAAGGCATTTTCCCTTGCGGTGTTCGAACGGACGTTCACTGTGACTGCCGCCCTTAACGTGCTGACGCTTAGCGTGGCGGGCTTTGCCATTTTCATGAGCTTGTTAACCCTGGCGGGGATGCGGCTGCCACAGTTGGCGCCTGCGTGGGCGCTGGGGCTGACACGTCGCCGGTTGGGACAATTGGAACTGATCCGCGCGGTGGTGCTGGCCGTGCTGACAGCGGTTCTCGCCTTGCCCTTGGGTCTTGTGCTGGCTTGGGTCTTACTGGCGATTGTGAACGTAGAGGCCTTTGGCTGGCGGTTACCTATGTACGTCTTTCCGGGTGACTACGCCGTGCTGGGATTGTTTGCTTTGGTCGCGGCAATTCTGGCCGCGGCGTGGCCTGCACGCAGACTGGCGCGCACCCCGCCAGCGGATTTGTTGAAAGTGTTTGCCAATGAACGTTAG
- a CDS encoding ABC transporter ATP-binding protein, with protein MLLNVKDLKKSYAGAEGSVPVLRGIDMEVAAGDTVALTGESGSGKSTLLHLIGGLDIPDEGSILLDGKDVATMDDAARAAVRRSGVGIIFQQFNLIPSLDVAANIAFQARLAGVYDRKAAGDLAVALGLGAHLSKYPEQLSGGQQQRVAIARALAAKPKLMLADEPTGNLDEATAAEVMDQMLALVGQTGAALVMVTHSPRLAARMQRQLHLQSGLLA; from the coding sequence ATGCTACTGAATGTCAAAGATTTGAAAAAATCCTACGCTGGGGCCGAAGGTTCTGTGCCCGTCCTGCGCGGCATTGATATGGAGGTCGCTGCAGGGGACACCGTCGCGCTGACAGGCGAGAGCGGATCAGGCAAAAGCACGCTACTGCATCTGATCGGAGGATTGGACATCCCGGATGAAGGCAGCATCCTGCTGGATGGGAAAGACGTAGCAACGATGGATGACGCCGCCCGTGCCGCCGTGCGACGAAGCGGCGTCGGCATCATATTCCAACAATTCAACCTCATCCCTTCCCTTGACGTTGCGGCGAACATTGCTTTTCAGGCGCGGCTGGCTGGTGTCTATGATCGCAAGGCGGCGGGCGATCTGGCGGTGGCTTTGGGTTTGGGTGCGCATCTATCCAAATACCCCGAGCAATTGTCGGGCGGCCAGCAACAGCGCGTAGCGATCGCGCGCGCATTAGCGGCCAAGCCAAAGCTGATGCTCGCGGATGAACCGACAGGAAATCTTGACGAAGCCACCGCAGCGGAGGTGATGGACCAGATGCTCGCGCTGGTGGGTCAAACAGGCGCAGCCCTCGTGATGGTCACGCACTCGCCCCGTCTGGCAGCGCGGATGCAGCGGCAGTTGCATCTGCAAAGCGGGCTTTTGGCATGA
- a CDS encoding reductive dehalogenase, protein MNVFSSKNRPVHKGPYPSELLARRRDMPDLSAILAHSPLVFERPEDPRSIVNAMGEYHAMLDAIRHGSTNAQKAACPDDPAERAAHLKSFGYFADAAVVGSCLLPRSAILDHPHRNPALSRLAETLRTRQTKTLASGIDMIMADLKDSIASPPGTIDGHTHAIVLLYENPRAPEDGEAGTGWIDRAQAHRASLLAAETAVVLAEYIRLLGYDARAHTGADADVDLNQLAVAAGLVTLENGGLIHPYIGTRFGLAAITTTFEVSPDLPLEPMARQPVSAFGLKWRFGGPYARNASNAVPFAKRRFVDGAHPFETLKRVESPTTYIDAARVARVPKRADLFARAQFGDLGKAVQKGAAGGHYARKAAPSMAQRRALGAFVLLQDGTPAPNRVKLPPQEAAELVKATAYWLGCDAVGISACPDWTWYSHDARGDVIDPPHDQAISVIIDQGYETMEGASGDDWISVAQSMRAYLRFSLLGGVLAQQIRNLGYSAKAHTVMDGEVLQPPLLLLSGLGEVSRIGEVILNPFLGPRLKSGVVTTDLPMAHDKPIDFGLQKFCEACNKCARECPSGAITAGPKLMFNGYEIWKSDSQKCATYRITTEGGAMCGRCMKTCPWNLEGLFAEKPFRWAAMNIPSAAPILAKLDDAVGNGGLNPVKKWWWDLELDESGSYQPAKAPVNARELQKDLKLEYEDQTLAVYPAPLAPPPHPYPYPMDREAGIEAYQAMITAEQYKAHLDNGTIDQVAHIYTADGESPVIAALVSKVEVIAEGVTKYEFSALDGSDLPEWQAGAHLDIVVAPEFLRQYSMSGNPADRSTYQIAVLREDEGRGGSKFMHRIFTQGRRVFISRPINHFGLVDGATHTVLMGGGIGITPMIAMAHELFAKGRSFELHYSGRTRRTMGFLEEFAVFDWASHVALHVSDEGSRADLTTIFANQPEGTHVYTCGAEPYMAAVMQAASRAGLPDDALHLEYFSVPEVPDYVNHDFTLRLARSGRDLLVPADRPATDVLAENGVHLDVKCADGLCGVCKCGLISGEVEHRDFVLSKAQRETTVILCQSRAAKEGGVIEVDL, encoded by the coding sequence ATGAACGTTTTTTCAAGCAAAAACAGACCGGTGCATAAAGGCCCCTATCCATCAGAGCTGCTGGCGCGCAGGCGTGATATGCCTGACCTGTCGGCAATTCTTGCGCATTCTCCCTTGGTTTTTGAACGGCCCGAGGACCCGCGCAGCATTGTTAACGCCATGGGAGAGTACCACGCGATGCTGGACGCTATCCGGCATGGCAGTACCAATGCGCAAAAGGCAGCCTGTCCCGATGATCCGGCAGAGCGGGCGGCGCATCTTAAATCATTTGGCTACTTCGCAGATGCCGCTGTGGTCGGTAGCTGTTTGCTGCCGCGCTCTGCTATTCTGGATCATCCGCACCGTAATCCGGCCTTGTCACGGCTGGCTGAAACCTTGCGCACGCGCCAGACGAAAACGCTGGCCTCCGGCATTGATATGATTATGGCCGATTTAAAGGACTCCATCGCATCCCCGCCGGGTACCATTGATGGCCACACGCACGCGATCGTGTTGCTGTATGAAAATCCGCGCGCGCCTGAGGACGGCGAAGCAGGCACCGGTTGGATTGATCGTGCGCAAGCCCATCGTGCAAGCCTTCTGGCGGCTGAAACGGCTGTCGTACTGGCCGAATATATTCGTCTCTTGGGGTACGATGCGCGTGCGCATACAGGGGCCGATGCGGATGTAGATCTCAATCAGTTGGCTGTCGCCGCCGGCCTTGTCACGCTTGAAAACGGCGGTCTGATACATCCCTATATCGGCACGCGGTTTGGGCTTGCTGCAATCACGACCACGTTCGAGGTTTCGCCTGATCTGCCTTTGGAACCTATGGCGCGTCAGCCAGTTTCCGCTTTTGGCTTGAAATGGCGGTTTGGTGGACCATATGCGCGCAATGCTTCCAACGCAGTTCCCTTCGCCAAACGGCGCTTTGTAGATGGGGCGCATCCGTTTGAAACTCTTAAACGGGTCGAATCTCCTACCACCTATATTGACGCGGCGCGGGTTGCGCGGGTGCCAAAACGGGCGGATTTGTTTGCCCGCGCGCAATTCGGAGACCTGGGTAAAGCCGTCCAAAAGGGGGCGGCCGGTGGTCACTATGCGCGCAAGGCGGCCCCGTCGATGGCGCAGCGTCGTGCGCTGGGCGCTTTCGTTTTGCTGCAGGACGGCACGCCCGCACCGAACCGTGTGAAACTGCCCCCGCAAGAGGCGGCAGAATTGGTCAAGGCGACCGCTTACTGGTTGGGCTGTGATGCTGTTGGCATTTCGGCGTGCCCCGACTGGACATGGTACAGTCATGATGCGCGCGGGGATGTGATTGATCCGCCCCACGATCAGGCGATCAGCGTGATCATTGATCAAGGCTATGAGACAATGGAGGGTGCCAGTGGAGACGACTGGATCAGTGTTGCCCAATCCATGCGTGCCTATCTGCGGTTTTCATTGCTGGGCGGGGTGCTTGCACAGCAAATCCGCAATCTGGGTTATAGCGCCAAAGCGCATACTGTGATGGACGGCGAAGTGCTGCAACCACCCTTGTTGCTTTTGTCTGGCTTGGGGGAGGTCAGCCGGATCGGAGAGGTCATCCTTAACCCGTTTCTTGGCCCGCGTCTGAAGTCTGGAGTTGTGACAACTGATTTGCCCATGGCCCATGACAAACCGATCGATTTCGGTCTGCAAAAATTCTGTGAGGCCTGCAATAAATGCGCGCGCGAATGTCCGTCCGGTGCAATCACTGCCGGGCCAAAGCTGATGTTCAATGGATACGAGATTTGGAAGTCGGATAGCCAGAAATGTGCGACTTACCGCATCACCACCGAAGGTGGCGCAATGTGCGGACGCTGCATGAAAACCTGTCCCTGGAACCTTGAAGGTCTGTTCGCGGAAAAGCCGTTCCGCTGGGCGGCGATGAACATCCCGTCCGCGGCACCGATTTTGGCAAAGCTGGACGATGCCGTGGGCAATGGCGGGCTGAATCCTGTCAAAAAGTGGTGGTGGGATTTGGAGCTGGACGAGAGCGGCAGCTACCAGCCCGCGAAAGCACCGGTGAACGCACGTGAGCTGCAAAAGGACCTGAAACTCGAATACGAGGACCAGACACTGGCGGTCTATCCTGCACCTCTTGCGCCACCACCCCATCCATATCCCTATCCGATGGACCGCGAGGCGGGGATCGAAGCCTATCAGGCCATGATCACAGCAGAGCAGTACAAAGCACATCTGGACAACGGAACGATCGATCAGGTCGCCCATATCTACACAGCTGATGGGGAAAGTCCGGTCATCGCTGCTTTGGTAAGCAAGGTAGAAGTGATCGCCGAAGGTGTCACCAAATACGAATTCAGCGCCCTTGACGGAAGCGATCTGCCAGAATGGCAGGCTGGCGCACATCTGGACATCGTTGTGGCGCCTGAATTCCTGCGCCAATATTCGATGTCAGGCAATCCCGCAGACCGTAGCACCTATCAGATTGCTGTGCTGCGCGAGGACGAAGGGCGCGGCGGCTCGAAGTTTATGCACCGCATCTTCACGCAGGGGCGGAGGGTGTTTATCTCCCGGCCAATCAACCACTTCGGTCTGGTTGATGGCGCCACGCATACGGTGCTGATGGGGGGGGGAATCGGCATTACCCCGATGATCGCCATGGCCCACGAACTTTTTGCCAAAGGCCGCTCGTTCGAGTTGCACTATTCAGGGCGCACGCGCAGAACGATGGGATTTCTGGAAGAATTTGCCGTGTTTGACTGGGCATCTCACGTCGCGCTCCATGTCTCTGATGAAGGCAGCCGGGCGGATCTCACGACGATCTTTGCAAATCAGCCCGAAGGCACGCATGTTTATACCTGCGGGGCAGAACCGTATATGGCGGCGGTTATGCAGGCCGCTTCACGGGCGGGTTTGCCAGATGATGCGCTGCATCTTGAGTATTTCTCCGTGCCGGAAGTGCCCGATTATGTGAACCATGATTTCACCCTGCGCCTTGCCAGATCAGGGCGCGATCTGCTTGTGCCAGCGGACCGTCCTGCGACGGATGTACTGGCCGAGAACGGCGTTCATCTGGACGTCAAATGCGCCGATGGCCTATGTGGCGTATGCAAATGTGGGTTGATATCGGGTGAGGTTGAGCACCGCGATTTTGTTCTTTCCAAAGCCCAACGAGAGACCACGGTGATCTTGTGCCAGTCCCGTGCGGCCAAAGAAGGGGGCGTGATCGAAGTTGATCTTTGA